A stretch of DNA from Cannabis sativa cultivar Pink pepper isolate KNU-18-1 chromosome X, ASM2916894v1, whole genome shotgun sequence:
tagattttcttttcgttcaaattttgataattatacgtggtttcaaatataaaatatcaacattattcaacaaaaataactattaaacctaaaaataattaaaatatttgaaaaatattcaacctcaacaaaaataactatgacaaaatatgcatcattacaatatatcaaatttcccaacgaatacgtacaagacgcctcagatgcgggctttgcatgttgctctGTTGTGGCCTGAACTGCCACAGCGGCTGCAGTTTCGTGGTACAGAACCTTTTTTATCACCAGACGGGAAACGGTTCTCCCGTCTTCTTCCAGCGTTGctttttcttggacgacctacaggcttcttttccacaggtaccccaactttcatattcttgatgtgttctgggagaacccaatcatcctcgtcaccagcgagattgatggtatcatcgtaaatcttcctccacgtttcttttgaataataaggtgagcaaagcgtgtacacacttgtgttcgttttcaatgccgcggcacatgcatgaaggcaagggagtttcaataacgtcaacacgccgcaggtgcatgttctttcaactagattcacatcaccacctctttcaccgttaggtcccctaccaacgttatacaaattggctccatttcgttggacgcgcctgtaccttgcattttcatgaatttttgccaagtttttttcgaagagcgtggccaaaggggtggcacatttgtcagcattttcgaggcgatcagcgaaccacgattggagtgtgaacctgataaattcaaccaaagtagttattggatatttcctgaactcttctgtgacactattgaagctttcagcagcgttgctcgtcatgatgttgtatctatcgcccaaacaataagggtgagcccacttctcaaaccctatactctccacatatgcagcaatggccggattcatctttctaagcttctcgaactctctatcgcattcagtcttcgaccatgcgtaagcaacattatatatttggttgtgaaaagcatcagtcttgaatttggcgttcacgttcataacaatgtggtgatagcatgcacagtggacgccgggaaaaacgagttcaacggcatgatcaatgctttgatgcctatctgacacaaacactaagttctcaaccacgccaattgctaccctcaacttctgtaagaaatacgtccaggagtcgttattctcactgtcaacgataccataagcaaccggcaacaattggttgttcgcatcgtatgccacagcaactaacattataccgccgtacttcgtcttcaagaaggtgccatcgatactcaaaacaggacgacaaaaagaaaagccccttctacatgcaccgagtgatataaaacagtacttgaaccgctcatcctctaagtacaagtcagtaatggtacctggattcttctgttccagcatgtacaagtacccaggaagcttcatgtatgaaaactcaggcgtacccctagcatacgtaagtcccatctccctgcacctccacgccttcacataactcatactgataccgtagttgtcaaacatgtccctctgtatgtctttagccttgtacttagttccgtcttgggtgtacttccccttaataaggtggccaactacccatggtgctgcttgacggtgatgcgaacgtctcgcattcaagttacatgtgtgttcattgtgaaatacggtgacctcaaagttgtcgaatgcatcttcttcctccccctcaatctccatttacaatgcggagccttgcatgtaacgtacaacacatcaggggatgacttcttcaccatccactcgaaattgttattaagggcaaacctacccacaacttgtctcagttcttccttgttttcataaaaattaccaagctctatcacccttgcttccttactttgtaaacaagtagttagctcatgattttccattatatcttcctttgtccacatgggagctttgaacttggtacaaacttcaaaagaggagaacgttgagaaCGTTGCATGACGAGCATGTTCTTCGCCCGCACAGTCGACTACCGCTAGTTCCGGGTGTAGTGCGATTTTCACTACGAGGTTGTCGTTCTCGCTGTGTACCTTGGTTactcggtacacactctaacctcaacaaTGGTCCCGCTACGGGTTCATCGACTGCTAAATCATGCtcatcgtccatattcaaatctacaataggatcgttattgtagaagggtgtatcgaactcttcaaactgatgaaatcctgtcgcttcttgttcttgccctacattggtcggaacatcaaaattggtcggaacctctaaattggctggaacctcctcattcacaccaatcccaacatctgtttcgggaacgcaagaccctaccacactccgagggagaggattagtaggcggcgtaggctccgaattcccaacttttctcaccttggtcacgaataatggcataaactctgtatttgacattgttgccctcatctctaaaaacgttctcagttggcgttctctcttaataacctctggcgcaaccatttttcccttcatgtacaaggaacaaatctccaactttaaatcatacgctaccggatcaacttccaactcttcatataaaatttgtcgcagttcttgtagggttgtctcggttgtaactgtcaacgtcaagctgctatttgctttgtagatccaattataattctcacataaccaaacaccatcgtacgatacaacaaggaacactttgtctcctgcaattgcaaaccaaaaaaacaaggtgagtaaaggaaaaaacaccaaaaaaaaaataaaaatcgacatcccatcgatatcaatagACATAATGTCGAGAAGCACAACATCAGAAATTAGGGCACTGATTGtcgacattgtgtcgacatattatcgacatacagtcgacaacaacaccaaccatgctcgtcatcgacataatatcgacataccatcgacattCAATCGATAATTAAAAATGGTTGcacatttaatgttaataaattttacctacgttcccaacaacccttcccaactgaaacgttgcatgtcagacacgtgtcctatcgacaacatatcgacatGAAGTCGACAAATGTGTTAGCAGTGACACTAAATTGGCATgttgtcgacatgatgtcgacatagtatcgacattcagtcgacaaaTACACCATTTCATGCGTTTTCCCTGTACAGTTACGCATTAAATGACCATTAAATTTTCATACATTCCCAACATGTttactgctctataaaagcaaagggaaatcttattcataagtgctcttgtcttctacctatctcttactcttaaaaatttctcttattctCTTAAGTTCTAAATATGGCCCCAAGAAAGAACGGCAAATTCCCCATCCTAACTCCTGAAGAGCTGAAGCAGGAGCCTGATGTTGGCATAATTACTCCTGCAATGCAGAAAGTTTTGGACGCCGATCGAGCTTTCGAAAGAGAACGAAATCGTAACGAGTTCAGGTTCATGCAACTTGAAAGAGAATTTTGCAAAACtggtgtatggccggctccaccaccagggttccccgaaggatgccgtcgttgcaaactaggcatctttaacggtaaaccggtgaagcatggaacattatgcaagtattgcaaggctcacccacaagccaaagaatttaaaaaaaaataatgtcttatgttatggcttgtggtgagttttatttaatgtttgtttttttttttttatgaacttttattttctgtttttttttatgtttttttatgttatttttaatgaactttattttatgttaatgttatgttatgtttatgttttattCACGGTTTTTTTCCATtgcatcgatattttgtcgacatcatgtcgacaaaatatcgacaacttctaaaaaaaaagaaaaatgcttgttgtcgacattctgtcgacaaaaatgtcgacaaaatgtcgacaaatAGTTAATACCATGTTGGTTGcatgatgtcgacaacatgtcgacataacgtcgataatggtcgtcactgacctttcctttgtaatcatcgacaaaccatcgacatatcatcgacatatcatcgataacactggaaaacccagaaatcgactgaaaaccagatctgccagatctcaacaatttcagaccaaaaaacagcagttccaacaaaaaacacacatataacaattttaaactacataaagtcaaacaaaatgcttaaaatacaacttacccattataatggtgtaagattcttgagtgatattgagttgtgcttcggttttccaccaacacccaccgaGAAAACAACCATTCAACAGCAAATAAAGAGAGTGACAAGAGAGTGGGACGGATAGGGGgaaattttttgataaatttttcagtttttttctagagagagagagtggtgcacgagagagagggaagagggaagagagagaaacATCATTTCAGATTTtaggtattttattttttttttaaaaaaaaaagggtaaaatgggaagttcatgtaattaatggactaaatttgtacaaattaaggaagggtataaattttgatatgagGTATATTATTAAGGGCAAATAGTGAAATTTCCCATTGAAAATCGGTAAAATAGAAAAGAGAAAGTTGCTATTTTTAGGTTCTAAgccttttttttaatgaaatattaatctttattaatataatattgatattttttttttctatttttaggtttttcttgttgaaaatttcaatagttttttaaattattcaccaaaatcacatattcaacATTTGTAAGGGTCCAAtagttttgttttcaaaaactcTTTTATTaaagattattaatattaatatatctattctatataaagtgtgcctatataactgaattcttggtttatgagaaattcatgagtgtgactttttatttatatttaataaaataataaaatattatttatatataataaaataataaaataaaaataaaacaaatcacatttaaattgatatttgatatttgaattaatattgttctcatgtgatattatttaaaccataaatttactatcctattttgaatttaattaaaaccaacaaaatatatatacctaatctTGTACGTATATCtctcattttttctaatttttttttattaaagttaatttttttaaataaataaaattttataataaaatctaatttctaaattttctctattactatactattttgaatttaattaacaacaataaaatatatgtacgtatatttttttatttttttaatataaatttactatatacatatatatttatacaaaaaaaaaataaagataaaaaatagtagtgaagagatccaaaaaatttcacataagcttcaaacacactctaaaaaaagtatcatttataattctatgtgtaactaatttatttatttatttggataattttagtctatatatctcaaattatactttttaatttttataattcggttatagtaagtaagaatatttgggttgatgtaatcataacagtatatatatagctttagttgagcatgaattgtccatttgatttagttttaagtttagattttacaattgtatttgaatacttagctatatatatgtggatcttgagtttatcgggttaatttgttgaaaatatatgtttactgatttgctcaaaacaaatatacataaacacatatattttgttgaatccaaatatacataaacacatatatttttttgaatctatcatggagtgctatgagattgatgagaggcttcaagagaagaatgatattaagataaatttggagagcactgctttgttataatattatttggaagctatcatatttcttattttttatattctttctttcatGTGTCCAGTTATATGCCTGCTACCCctattctttataattttattaccgGTTCGAGTTAAGTGTCCATAGTAAGTGTgtagcattattattttttaaatatatttcaagctaatcttcattctcctcttctctttctgcaaattttaaatttgacttttcactattgattttcaaataatccaacacactaattaaaattagtttttaaaccattttaaattatatgattatttattgaatctttctcaattaaattatagagcacctaacataaaactaagtatacgtgctttgcacgtaactttcttctagtatatatatattaatgaatAGTCTCGCAGgagatttttataatatattttgaaaatgtaaaattagataaataaaatatttctatcAAAACCTAATTTAAGTAAACAAAATGggtatcaatttttttaacaattatcATACTTAAAATATCGAAGTAAAATATTCCTTTGGCGTGGTGATTCAAGAGTGCAAAGAGTTGCTTGATTCTTTAAAATTTGTTCAGATTCAATTTGTTAAACGTTCTGCTAACAAGACTGTCCATTATATGGCTCGCAGCTCTTGTTTTCACTCAGTTCGTATGTTCACCGAGAGTACTGCTCCGAATAATCTTTTAAACATTGTAATGGTTGATTCAATTTACTAATAAAATGTCACCactttatctcaaaaaaaaaaaatatcaaagtaaattaagtaattaaattaaataaaataataaaatacatcataattattttaatcattCTTATCTTATACAGctgtttacttttttttttttttgaaatcatacAGCTGTTTActttaaaaaaaggaaaataaaaagataaaaaaatcttAGTTATcaagtaaaattaaaattaaaatagaaagaaaactgcgttaattattattaagtttttatttgttaaaattCCACCGCCTATTCCAAAAAtataattcaacttaaattagaagaCATTCACAACCTTCATTCTCAACCGTTCAGATAGATTCATGATAACTTAATCTTGGCCGTCCATTTATACGTCCTTTTGCTATAAATAGCACCCCTgggttcaatttttattttcacaTCATATTGAAGCAACTTTTCAGAATGGGGTCTTATCGCTCTCTCTCGCGATTTTTCGCTGATCggttagtgttgtgattttgattaggtcGATTTGGTTCTTGATCGGTTTCGTTTGGAGTTTGGATTAATATTTAGGGTTTCTTTTGGTTGATTGCAATTACGCCTGGTATCAATCCTTCACAAGTTTCATTGTTATTCATTAATAATTAGAATTAGATCAAGATTAATAAATCTAATCTTTCATGATCATCagaacgaacataaatggttgaAACCTTGACTTAATTTCCGTACTAGGCAATCTCCAGGAGTAGTAGGAGTACTGATTATCTTCATCGCTGAAAGTAGTAGTGATCATTGATTCATTTAAGGTTTGACATACTTATATTCAATTGAATTTTCAGGTTGTGCTGATTAACTGCGGCCTTTCATCCTTATGGGTTTGGAATGTTATTCTTTTATCTCTCCTTCTGT
This window harbors:
- the LOC133032197 gene encoding uncharacterized protein LOC133032197; its protein translation is MGDKVFLVVSYDGVWLCENYNWIYKANSSLTLTVTTETTLQELRQILYEELEVDPVAYDLKLEICSLYMKGKMVAPEVIKRERQLRTFLEMRATMSNTEFMPLFVTKVRKVGNSEPTPPTNPLPRSVVGSCVPETDVGIGVNEEVPANLEVPTNFDVPTNVGQEQEATGFHQFEEFDTPFYNNDPIVDLNMDDEHDLAVDEPVAGPLLRLECVPSNQGTQRERQPRSENRTTPGTSGSRLCGRRTCSSCNVLNVLLF